One window of the Chryseotalea sp. WA131a genome contains the following:
- the bcp gene encoding thioredoxin-dependent thiol peroxidase produces the protein MSLPIGTQAPNFTTKDQDGKTISLSDFKGKKVVLYFYPKDMTPGCTAEACSLRDNYKALQKAGYEVLGISSDDEKMHKKFIAKEKLPFRLLADTDKSVHHLFGTWIEKSMYGRKYMGTARVTYIIDESGKIAEVIEKVDTKNHAQQILGGGSPTPTKSAKPAKKVTPKKAVKKVAKKAGKKVAKKAGKRK, from the coding sequence ATGTCTCTACCAATCGGCACCCAAGCCCCCAACTTCACAACCAAAGACCAAGACGGAAAAACCATTAGCCTTTCAGATTTTAAAGGCAAAAAAGTAGTTCTGTATTTTTATCCAAAAGATATGACGCCCGGTTGCACTGCAGAGGCTTGCAGCTTGCGCGACAATTATAAAGCACTCCAAAAAGCTGGCTATGAAGTGTTGGGCATTAGCTCGGACGATGAGAAGATGCACAAAAAATTTATCGCCAAAGAAAAACTTCCATTCCGACTATTGGCCGATACTGATAAATCTGTTCATCACCTTTTCGGCACATGGATTGAGAAATCGATGTACGGAAGAAAGTATATGGGCACTGCACGCGTCACTTACATCATTGACGAAAGTGGAAAAATTGCCGAAGTAATTGAAAAGGTAGATACTAAAAATCACGCACAACAGATCTTAGGTGGGGGGTCTCCCACACCTACCAAATCTGCGAAGCCTGCCAAGAAAGTAACACCTAAGAAGGCGGTAAAGAAAGTAGCAAAGAAGGCAGGAAAGAAAGTTGCAAAGAAGGCTGGGAAGAGAAAATAA
- a CDS encoding M23 family metallopeptidase encodes MRSCWNLKLSNIVLLFGCFPATTQPTAHGSGYTLQVRHRAKPSHFGLFASIPCPSLSIQVSSALITLFILFLSIQSFAQFKLSDELKHSKSTEVTGTYQFPVNPGQPNFLAGTMGELRNTHFHAGIDVRTNNMVGMPILATQSGYVSRIIVGTGGYGHAMMITHPDGNTSLYGHLDQFKGPIAKHILEEHYSRKSFDLDLSFTPTQYPITKGDTIGLSGNTGGSSGPHLHFEIRNSNNEALNPLAFGFTEIEDKIAPLAFRIALKTMDVNARVNDKFGRFEFGLVRSGNTARLAAPIFAHGKIGIEILAHDKLDRSQFRTGISKIEVYVDSVLTFQQQIDKIDFNTSRDIVTLMDYKSLKTKGVHFNKLYIEDGNPLQFYPSKNPGFVQVNEGTKKIKIVLRDFAGNESTANFSLKYDPHTNEVPFLENLLKPLEYEVAENTLVIHSKPCGAKEKPILLFEKGKKVEVNTSYRSINHLVYLIDLKKSLPDSIVNCQGSIVLNYKDVVPSKTDYTHYSNHIDIQFPNGALYDTLYLSLYEAQKNNRTIYSIGNLLTPIHGSVTITLKETGIDGNKKIAAYHLEANRYEYVGGAWSNDRITFNTTELGDFVLLTDSVAPTITRISCTTLSARFRIRDNLSGIEKYEANINGEWLLMKYDYKTGILQSERLDKQKFLKGDFELKVTDRAGNERVYRQRIL; translated from the coding sequence ATGAGAAGCTGTTGGAATTTGAAGTTAAGTAACATCGTTTTGTTATTTGGGTGCTTCCCTGCCACTACACAACCCACCGCACACGGGTCGGGCTATACGCTACAAGTCCGTCATCGCGCAAAGCCATCGCACTTCGGGCTTTTCGCTTCTATCCCTTGCCCTTCGTTATCTATTCAAGTGAGCTCCGCACTCATAACATTGTTCATTTTATTTCTTTCAATACAATCATTTGCTCAATTCAAACTGAGTGACGAATTAAAGCATTCAAAATCAACTGAAGTAACAGGCACCTACCAGTTTCCGGTAAACCCAGGCCAGCCTAATTTTTTGGCAGGCACCATGGGCGAACTGCGCAACACACACTTCCACGCAGGCATTGATGTGCGCACCAATAACATGGTGGGCATGCCTATTTTGGCCACTCAAAGCGGGTATGTCTCACGAATCATTGTAGGCACAGGTGGCTATGGCCATGCGATGATGATAACACATCCTGATGGAAATACTTCGCTCTACGGCCACCTCGACCAGTTTAAAGGGCCAATCGCAAAGCATATTTTAGAAGAACATTACAGCCGAAAATCATTCGATTTGGACTTGAGTTTTACTCCTACTCAATACCCCATCACCAAAGGCGATACCATTGGACTTTCGGGAAACACAGGAGGCTCATCGGGACCGCATCTGCATTTTGAAATCCGAAACTCCAACAACGAGGCCCTTAATCCACTTGCATTTGGTTTCACAGAAATAGAAGACAAAATTGCGCCCCTTGCTTTTCGGATCGCCTTAAAAACAATGGACGTAAATGCACGCGTCAATGATAAATTCGGGCGATTTGAATTTGGGTTAGTTCGTAGTGGCAATACCGCGCGCTTGGCCGCTCCTATTTTTGCCCACGGAAAAATTGGGATTGAAATATTGGCGCACGACAAACTCGATCGCTCGCAGTTCCGCACTGGTATTTCAAAAATAGAAGTGTATGTGGATAGTGTTCTCACATTTCAACAGCAAATTGATAAAATAGATTTCAATACCAGCCGCGATATTGTAACGCTGATGGATTATAAATCACTGAAAACAAAAGGTGTTCATTTCAACAAACTTTACATCGAAGATGGCAACCCCTTGCAATTCTATCCCAGTAAAAATCCAGGCTTTGTGCAAGTGAATGAAGGGACAAAAAAAATAAAAATTGTTTTGCGGGATTTTGCAGGCAATGAAAGCACGGCTAATTTCTCGCTCAAATACGATCCACACACCAATGAAGTGCCGTTCTTGGAAAACTTACTCAAGCCCCTTGAATATGAAGTAGCGGAAAATACATTGGTGATTCATTCCAAACCGTGCGGAGCAAAAGAAAAACCAATTCTATTATTTGAGAAAGGAAAAAAGGTAGAAGTCAACACAAGCTATCGAAGCATTAATCACCTGGTGTACCTCATTGATTTAAAAAAATCGTTGCCCGATTCGATTGTCAATTGCCAAGGTTCAATTGTACTCAACTACAAAGATGTGGTGCCTTCAAAAACCGATTACACCCATTACAGCAACCACATCGATATTCAATTTCCAAATGGTGCATTGTACGATACACTTTATTTAAGCTTATACGAGGCTCAGAAAAACAACCGAACAATTTACTCAATTGGAAATCTGTTGACACCCATTCACGGAAGTGTAACCATTACGTTGAAAGAAACAGGCATTGACGGCAACAAAAAAATTGCGGCCTATCACCTGGAAGCCAATCGCTACGAATATGTTGGAGGAGCTTGGAGCAACGACCGCATTACCTTTAACACAACCGAATTGGGTGATTTTGTTTTGTTAACTGATAGTGTGGCTCCAACTATCACCAGAATTTCATGCACCACACTTTCTGCCCGTTTTCGCATTCGCGATAATCTTTCAGGGATTGAGAAATATGAAGCAAACATTAATGGCGAATGGCTGTTAATGAAATATGATTATAAGACTGGAATTCTGCAATCTGAACGATTGGATAAACAGAAATTCTTGAAAGGGGATTTTGAACTGAAAGTGACGGACAGAGCAGGAAATGAGCGGGTTTACAGGCAGAGGATTTTATAG
- a CDS encoding CoA-binding protein translates to MKKTVIIGATTNKDRYAYLAAEMLTEYSHEIVPIGIKKGDVFGNSILDINTRPKVEDVDTVTLYIGSQHQPEHYQYILSLKPKRIIFNPGTENDEFEKMVEQSGAEAIEACTLVMLRSRQY, encoded by the coding sequence ATGAAGAAAACAGTAATTATTGGAGCTACCACCAACAAAGACCGCTATGCTTATCTCGCAGCAGAAATGCTTACTGAATACAGCCACGAGATTGTACCGATTGGGATAAAGAAAGGAGATGTGTTTGGAAATTCAATACTGGATATCAACACAAGACCCAAGGTAGAAGATGTTGATACGGTAACGCTATACATTGGCTCACAACATCAACCTGAGCATTACCAATACATTTTGAGCTTAAAGCCAAAACGCATTATTTTCAATCCGGGTACGGAGAATGATGAATTCGAAAAAATGGTAGAGCAATCCGGTGCCGAAGCCATTGAAGCCTGCACGTTGGTGATGCTGCGTTCAAGGCAGTATTGA